The nucleotide window TAAGACTTACAAAAGTACTGGTTACAAAACAATGAGGACCAGTATTGCCATTAGGAGCCAGTGCAAATTGAGGTGGTACAACTGACAATTTACAATGAAATTCTTAGAAGTCTTCATACAATAATCATTATTAATCTTATAGGCAGAACAAGTGATTGTAATTCTTAATACAATTGAAATCATGCAATGTAATTCTTGTATGGAACAATAAAAGTGtgcaattatattttttatgtctACTGTAAATGTAATTACACGTAAATTGAACGGTCACTAATTCATACCCTAGTTATTGAATTCCCACCACGCAAGCCCAGAGCCACAAACAAGAAACTAGGTGAAGACATACAAAAACCTGGTTCATTTCTCCCAAAGTCTACAGATGATTTATGACCTAGTATAAAATGATTCTCCAAAAACGAAAGCTTGTAGTTTAAATTTGGTGTGAACTGTGTTCCTGGGGTATTTTAACTCCCTAACCTCATAACGTTAAGACTATGGCATCatgaaaatcatcttttggtcatatttttgtttattatacatgtactttgaacaCATGGCAACATTCAAACAGTGATAAAACCAAACTGAACATCAGATAATGCAAGTACTTTTGAAAGAAATTCTTTGTATGGCTGGAGTGTGGCCAAGCTAAATTGTCTAAAAACAGTTACAAACATTGCAGATTTTACATTATTGCAATGCTGTAATTTTAAACTAACAAGCTTGAGAAACTAGCTAAGAACAATTGTTTTATTCTGAGTAATTTCCTTtgcttcatgtacatgtatagacacaTCAAGCATTAGAATAAcgcaaaaactttaaaatgttaGTCAAGCATTAGAATAACATAGAAACTTTAAAATGTTAGTCAAACTTGTCTAGAAATCATTGAGACATCTGGTTACTATTTACTTATCTCTGtatgttaaagggactgattcatgatttctacctaagttttgtttttcacttttaatgatcaaaatctactgtctaatttgtttttataaaaggtttcacaaaaaaattaaggttatacattaggACAGAAGCTCATtgtagagagtttattatttgttttgtaaacaaagattgtttacgaagttttcaaaataaatggatatcgatccaagttctatatctatcacattttaagtattctttaggtaaaatgtgtcatttaaaagttaaatttgtgactGCGCAAAActaagatgctttaaattacaaaattaacgatATGCTGGTTTGTACcggtaaatataaaaatacttgagcctttgtttacaaaacacacACAGTTAATGCTataatattgctcttatccttgcattcagaaggtccaaaCTTTGGTTGTCatacattaaatgagttatatttttaatgtttaacatcaaagattaaagatatttttattaaaaagcGTGAACTAATCCCTTTAATGGAGACAATACTTTAAaattattaacattttttttactatagtacatgtatctataaagAAGATGCATAAttattgctctctctctctttctctctctctctctctctctctctctctctctctctctcaggtctaatattttacaaaatcaacaTAAACATCTCGGTAGACCAGTCACACAATTAATACTGGTAAATTGATTTGGGCACAACACAGGACAATTTTGaacataaaattataaataaagctgaaaatgtttttaattaatCAAACGTATATCAATAATCAGATTAAGAAATGTAAAACACAACACATActataatagaaataaatatcataacCCAAATACAGATGTGCCATTTAACTACATGTCATATCATTTGAAATTGCAGTCACATGATTTAACTTGATGTCATCTAGTCATGTGACTTGCATCTGTTCAGCGAAGAACTGGATACCGCCTAGTCGCATGCCTTGAAATGAAGAAGTCATATGACTATGATGTATTTAATCATGTGACTTAGGAACGTATCATGTGAGTTAGAAGCGTATCTTGAGTTCATAAATCATGAATGAAGCTTTGTGATTCTACAATAATCTGATCAACtgatacaaacaaacaagacaCGTGGCAAAACATTTCAATTCTATCATATAACTCTGGTGACATGAAGAAGTCAACAATCAAACTAAACTGATGTAGCTAGAACTGAACATCATCTTAACACATTGTAACTGACAAACTATACATAAGGAGGATTATCAAAACTCCTCGTCGTCCGTCGACTCCTCCCCAGTAAACCAGATGTCGAGCAACACATTATCCAGCTCCGCCTCCAGCTCTAACAGGAACAGCTGATCCAGGCGATTGTCATACTCCTCCAGGAAGTCCCAGAGATTGACCCGACCCATCACGTCAATATCACCATCCGCATTCTGCCGTCTTCGTCTGACTCGTGGCTTGGGTTCTGCTATTGTTCCGTCAGGAAAAGCATGAAGATAGAAGCACTTGTCGTTGAAGGGACAGTCTCCCGAACCATTCTTGAAGTATTTGCAAGTTTTATTACTAAGGGAAAAAAAggtaaaattaatttttcaacaacatgtatttcaataaatTTGATAAAGTCCATCTCCATCTATGTGGGCTTACTGTAAAGCTACTTTTATTAAAAGACGTTTGCAACAAAAACCCTTTGTGACTGAGCCACAGACTAAATGAGAGATTCATAGTGGCTAATCTTCACAAGAACATGGCATTTACAACATCTCGCAGATTTTTCGTTCACACAAAATTAACTTGATTTCCAGGATAATCAGAAGAATACCAAAGAAATTATCAGACCTGGGGTAAGGCTTGCATTTAatttaaatcatatcaaaattacaCACTCTGAATGATTTATGATTCCTTGATAAAAATACTGgaattgattgtatcttatttaacgtctctctcgagaatttttcactcacatggagatgtcactaagactggtgaagggctgcaaacttaggcctatactcgatgcttacggccattgagcagtgagggttctttaacgtgccacacctgtgacacgggacatccgtttttaaagtcatctctgaggacccgtgacctTCAAaactgatgccgagcatttggtagtggaattgtcactacctgttttaacgacttagctAGGCCTGTcatggccgggattcgaaccccaaccTTCCGCATGTGAGGCGAATGCTCTACCTTTAGACCACAGCAACGGTCTTGCTGGTATTGAACTTGCTGTGAAAAGCGTTCAGCATCCACTCCTCACTAGAGGACCTATGCTGTTAACATTAATAGGTGGATATAATGACTGTACCGTAATGCATCTTTATAGCCAGAGATTAGCTTGTTCTTCTCATCTGATTCTACCCAGTACTTGCTGGGCGTTACAAAGTTGGAATTAACTCGGCACTCTGGACATGCTCTACAAAGAAAAATCATGATTAAAGGCATTGTGTATGTTTCAATGTAAATGAATCttaaattgattaaaattctgCCAGACTCAAGGTTGATAAGTTAACTAAATCAATTACATATAATTGGGTATACTAGTGTATGCATTATTTAAATGGCTTCATCATTTCACTTAATACATATCAGGAATCTTGTCAAAATTAGGGAttttacaagcaaaaaaaaGTGCTGTTGAAGTTGACTTTATAAGCAATTATATGAACataagaacattgaaatatatggaATTCTTCAGCATCGTCACATGTCATgcaaaaaaacattaaaatcgATAAAGATACAAgagtttttttcaaaaaaatttcagggtatttaaaatattctgattacttcattgtacatatactagagaaaatcaatattttatcaatacagtaaacacacttacaaagaattcacgcttacagtaaatcacggttacagtaaacacacttataaagaattcatgcttacagtaaatcCCGGTTACAGTCAACacacttataaagaattcacgcttacagtaaatCCTGGTTACAGTCAACacacttataaagaattcatgcttacagtaaatcCCGGTTACAGTCAACacacttataaagaattcatgcttacagtaaatcCCGGTTACAGTCAACacacttataaagaattcacgcttacagtaaatCCTGGTTAGAGTCAACacacttataaagaattcacgcttacagtaaatCCCAGTTACAGTCAACACTCTTATaaagaattcacacttacagtaaatcACGCTTACAGTCAACacacttataaagaattcatgcctacagtaaaacatgcttacagTCAACacacttataaagaattcactTTACAATACtcgatttatatatgatattatgtCATACACTGAAAGAAATAATATACCAGGCCTTCTAGTTCTCATTGATTTCGAAAAGGCCTTCGACTCAATGTCATGGTCATTCATATATGaagttttaaagtattttggtttgggggaaaactttattcaatggataaaaatcttaaacagAAATTTCAGAGCCTCAGTTTTACAGAGTGGCTTTTTATCTGAACAGTTTGATATACAAAGGGGATGTAGGCAGGGTGATCCCATTGCACCTTATTTATTCATCCTATGTGCAGAAATTCTTGCaatattaattaaacaaaacaaaagtataaaaGGCATATGCATAGAAAACACAGAACACAAAATATCACAATATGCAGATGATTCTTCACTAGCCCCTGACGGATCACCTGAATCGCTTTTTGCAGCTCTAGATacgatataattttttttccagtttttctgGTCTAAGGATTAATtcttgtaaaacaaaaattgtttggattggTTCAAAGAAATTTTCAGATTAAGTTTTTCACCATACAAGATGGAAATTAGATTGGGGATCaacaacttttaatttattgggtattaatttttcagttgaccttacagaaattgaagatataaatTTCGGAATTAAAATACCAAAAATCGTTGCTCTTACTGAACAGTGGAAAAGAAGGATTCTTACTCCCATTGGGCGGGCTACTGTCATTAAAACCTTGCTTATTCCAAAATTGaatcatttgtttatatcacttcctactccaaagaaagaaacaatctcttatttatacaaaattatttttgaattcctaTGGAAATCTAGTGTAGATAAAGTTAAGAGGTCTGTGATAACACAAGACTATATATCGGGTGGTATCAAGATGGTTGATATAAGCAATTTTATTACATCATTGAAATGCTCTTGGATTAAAAGGCTTACTAGGTCCAACTgtcagaaaccatggatgaatattttttttgccatgtatggaaatgatattttaaagaaattatatgactttGGAGATAGTTTTATTGTGGAACAATTATGTgttaaaagcaatgttttttggAAGGATATTTTTAATGCTTGGTTTTCTTATTTGAAGACTAGTCAAAATCttccaaatattaaaaataattttcataatattccagtgtggtacaattctaatattagaattgcGGGGAAACCTGTGTTTTATGAGAAATGGTATGAAAAGGGGATTAAAgctgttcaagatttttttgataCTGATTGTAACTTCCATACcatagaaaaatttcagtgtttatacaatcttcaagaagtatgtgtaatgaaatacaatagcattattactgcaatttcaaaatatttaaaacgtctgtcaattgatagacactcaaccaaacaaaatgttaatccatgtatgcctatattttttgaaccagttttattacatgaaagatgttctaatattatttacaatattttaaatgcaaaagaagatatcccaacttctatgggcaagtggaaaactgaactatcttcatatggagtagatgatatttcagcgcaagatgtgtttaaaatttgtttcaaaacatctaGTGATTCTTCTGCTCAGTggctacagtttagaattttacatagaattcttcctgttggttattatttgaaaaacattagtgttaaaacagatgatctctgtagattttgtacaagtaatattgaaacaataacacataCTTTTACTTCGTGTAATAAGAcccaaacattgtggagtgagttaagtcttcatatatatagaaaaatttcagaaagaattggttttaatgtgtcaaatataatatttggtgaaattctactgtctttaaataataaagctataaactttataattctatatgctaaacaatacatatttatctgtttaatgcagaataaagaaccaaatcttgttggattactatgtcacttaaagtttaaatatcatgtaaagaaatatgctgcaattcaagcatttaaaatacataactttgataaaatatggatgaagtcggaaaatatttttgcaattgattaattattactacatgtacttgtcattatttttagtacatgtattattgttattattattattttcactattgtacagcaagtaacctaaaccacagggagatgtatgcatgtatgaaaggtatgtttgtgtaagtgtttgatgtattgtatgtaaccaaaataataaataaattataaaaaaaaaaaaatccacttacagtaaaacatggttacagtaaacaaacttataaagaattcacgcttacagtaaaacatggttacagtaaacacacttataaagaattcacacttacagtaaaacatggttacagtaaacaaacttataaagaattcacgcttacagtaaaacatggttacagtaaacacacttaCACTTACAGCGAAGTGATTTTCACTCcctgtatttttaaaacatataatgaACTTAATGGATTTAACAAAGTGTGTTCATAATAGATTAAGATTGCTCCCCCTTGCTATAAGTTCATTTTACTGTATCACAGACCTAacttctgggaaggggagacataataaccCCTGTGAAATAGAAATCGATCTGCTGAATACCTGACAATCTTTCTTTCAAACTGTTTAGCACCTCTCCACTTCCGGATGCAGGAAAGACAGAAGGTATGGTTACAATCAGACATGATTCCAAATCTCTGTTCTGAGGACGGCTGCTTCTCCATCACGATTTCCATACATATCCCACATGCTTTGTCTTTACTGCGGGCGATGGCAAACGAATGTTCCATGTTTTCCTCAAGTTCTGCTACACACATCTgtaaatatacagtttgtatGTACATAGGAAAGAGCACTCTATGTTTTTATGTATAAGTTAATATATGCTTTGCTGCATGTAGAAACTTCCATATCAAATTAATAATACTGTTCATGCATGAAATTCTCATCATCTTCAAAATAATACATATTGCCTATTATTTTGCCTGGGACTCACATGTCACTCTGTCATTGGATAAAACGTGTCACATGATTGCCAACTAATAACTCTGGATATGATTTCagcaacaacaaccaaaaaaaaaataattccgtGAAATTTATTTCCCTTGCTTAAAGTTATATTTACTTCATTTGTGTGTTTAATGTAagacttatacggtaccaattttgatccaCCAGAtccgcatttcgacaaatgtctcttcagtgatgctcaaccaaaatgtttaaaattcgaaataacaatgaagttttacttaatttgtgtttttaatacattttatcaagATTCTTCCTGCACAGTTCCCttgttttaaaatcacaatatcaAAGACATCTTCCATACACCATGTTATCTGATGTCAGCCTCTGAccttgatttttcacttttttaaagTCAAGGTCATCCTTTAGTCATTGAGattattcatgtaaaaatttctATACTAAATCAATATATCCAATAGTACTTGAGATATTTGTATTTACAATGCCTACACACTATCTGAGGAATGGTGTATCATTTGTCTTTGTTGACAAGGTCTTACACAAAATCAAATATGTCAAATAGCTATTTAGTTTGTTACTGTCAACAGGTTCTACAAGCCTATAGGTGTTTGACAAAATCAACCTTTCCATGGATTTGATTAACCTAATACATGAtgaattcaagaaataaagtaaatttatcAAAGTTACAATGTCTTGAAATGTATTCTTTTTAAACAGAAAGACAGCAAGCATGAGGCTGACTCTATTGACCATCTTCAGAAATATCTAGCCCATACATAGAGAGAATTCACTTCGTTGTCAATGGGCTTGATCAGCCCGATATATTTCTGTAAACAGTCATTAAAAACcctgagttatttcccttaaGATATATATGCACATTATAGAAAGTGATCTAAATAGTAATCTTAATATGAACAAACATTTTCAAGTCCATCACTGGTAATAGTTCTAAAGTACACGTGTAGTTTGTATTACAGATTTAGTTGTACGAGGATCTATATGTAATAAAATAGAAAGAATcagtaaatataaatacaatgatAACTATGAGTGCGTTCGAAATCGCCGTTCCCGTTGTTCTCGTGCTCCGTTCTTAGAGTTGTGAACGGCAAGAACATGTACGCACGAACGGGTTCTttgttcttcgaccacactACCTACAGAGGTGGTGTGAGTTCTTGCACCTCAATAGTAACCCATCCGACTGATAGGGTAttatttcaaccagtccgcagaaaaaataCCACTCCACCagagtttttcagaaatatataaacatatttcgtttatgttatcaaaataaaataatggagTTTAACttgatatgcctcagacaatattgtaacacttatacGAGATTTACATTTACTGATCTGGTTCATCTGATATAatctacagaggaatgccaaatgtgtgtttaagattccataagtatgttttccaaaatgatgttttagaaaattgaccagtcccatCATACTGACTAAaccaaatgtcagtcagtccatCAGACtcttaaccagtcacagactgacggtcATATGTTAATTTCGTGCTCTAACACTACCTACAGAGGTGGTGTGAGTTTTTGGGTCTCGAACACATTCTCGGGTTGCGTACTTGCAGTTCGGGATCGACAGGAATTTGTACCCATCCGAAGAACggcgatctcgaacgcactctattaatcattcatatatatatgcatatacaaAAATGGAAAGACTGTTTTTATAAGGATAACAAAAACCATACCTCACCATGCGGGGGACCCTTTTAGTAAAGACTTTCAAACATTTGGTAAATCCTTATTCCATGTTATGTGGAGATTTTGAATCGTCGAGTTTGTTTTCAATGGACAAATATCCATATCAGATTCTAAACATATTGcaaaatttaaacaagagggccatgggccacatcactcacctgagtcaacttggcccatattcaaagattttccccatatatttgtatgtaaaactttgatccctattgtgaccccaacctaccgccaggggccatgatttttacaaatttgaatctgtatGTTTCCCAGGAAGCTAataaagttctagattgatataagatctgccggggtaataatgtattgtaaagcgctttgagcagcatacgatAGAAAAgcactatataaaaaccaattatcattattattattattatctgcactatgtcagaaagctttcatgtaaatatgtgccttcctggcccagtggttgttgagaaaaattttaaagatgttttcctatatattgtattcaaaactttgatcacctattgtggccccatcctacctccggtggacatgattttaacaaacttgaatttgcactatgtcaggaacatTTCAGGTAAACttcaactcttctggctcagtggttcttgagaagaggatttttaaatgacctcaccctatttttgcatttttgtgattatctcccctttgaagggacatagcccttcatttgagcccttcacccaaggatgcttttggtcaagtttggttgaaattggcccagtggttctggagaagaagtggaaaatgtgaaaagtttacagatggacagacagacgatggacaacaggcgatcagaaaagctcacttgagctttcagctctgCGTATTCTACAGCAGTTATGTGGACCTTTCAAATTCAAAGGTACTTGTACACACGTGTCCACAATCAAGGAATCAAAAGATCGGTAATGATAGTACATATAGGTCAACTGCTTTGTGTTAGCGTCAAATGTAGTGAACCGAAAATATCGTGAAACCCACATTCAATGTTAGAGTGGTTGCATTCATTGTCCTCTTTAATGATAAAACATCTGAGCTCTACAATAAATTCATGTTGATCATTTTAGTATGAAAACAACCAGTCACACAGTTCAAACTTTTCCAAACCTttgtaaattaaatcaaatatccataggggggggggggaatcgcGCCATTAGTATGTGACGTCATACATGTGTCAATCATAGTGAAgcgattgatttattgaatattgtttaacgttcttctcgaactatttcactcaaatggagacgtcaccattgcaggtgaagggctgcaaaatttaggcctatgctcggcacttatggccattgaacagggagggatctttatcgtgccacacctgtagtgacacgggacctcggttttttgcggtctcgtctgaaggaccgccccatttagtcgcctcttacgacaagcaaggagtactgaggacctattctaacccggatccccacgggacagaaagcatgaaaacattttttaaaaagttgtgaTCAGCTCATGTATACAGCAGGCTATTAATACAAATTGGAAAGATTCAACAGTTACAAGTCCTTTCATGGTGTGTTGTACTGTAATAATCAgcacagaaaaaaaaagagtttctttacttttaccAACAAGACAAGTCGGAGAAATTTTGCAAACTTAGAACTACTTCAAATCTTCAATGACGAGCCTACATATTGCATTCTAACCCATTTAATTCTGTGTTTACAAATTAACATGCCCATTGTCCTTCAGATTGGACATAATCATAGAAACTAATTTCGAGAACTAGTACCTATATAGCCTATCAGGTATTTAACGTATTGAGGCAATCGAAGTCGCCGCGGGTATGCCAACCACAGAAATTTCTATGTAGCATACactttatgtatatatgtacatgcacctTTCAAGTCATGAATATTAACATCATGTATGATGactcccccccccacccccgattAAATAAAAAGTGGAAAAAAATCCGTCAATAAGTCAACTTATTATGTGGTTATTAACTTATAATTTATTTGTATATGATGTCAGAATTACTAGACTCCAGAGGGGTTGTTGTGGGGAATCACCTTTTCCGCCATTtttacactagaagtatttcAATTGGTTAAAAGATAGGGTTACACCATATTAATTACGCTGCAACAGGGataagtcattatgatcacggggggggggggggggggggggaggtctGTTTAACTTAAAAGAGAGCGACATcttttttggtttttaaaagagatatctgttttttatctctctaacttacagaaATATCTCTACAAAcaatagagatatatctctagtgtaaagagatatttcccttatttaaagagatatcttattttacgaataattAGTAAAAGCCACTAAAAGGGCTTGTCATACACAAGTCGGACGCTAGGCGTCTTACTTCttagcctggtacccgaggccttccgatgttcaaaCGAACGTTCTTTtagcctggttcccgaggccttcCAATATGCAAGCACGAaaaccaagtattatacatttcctaaggtctgtctctagcaattaatgacataaaattgaaagtgacacagctaattaagccatgatacgctcatttacgtacattccaattacttaccattgagtccgccatattggattttgatcagtggaagaatCCATTCGACAGTGAGTGCCTGGCCTTCGTGCTTGCatatcggaaggcctcgggaaccaggctaacgttctttgaacatcggaaggcctcgggtaccaggctacTTACTTCTTGAACACTAGTCTTATCGGGTTCGTTATACGTATATTTTATAAGcgataaatattttgaaaaatctttattCATTGGCCTCAAGTACTAGATTGACTTAGGCAGGCAGAAAAATCGAGACGACAATCCATTCAACATACAGAGAAGTGTAATGCTACAGGTAACGTTATGATAAATCATAGGAATAACATCTCTTCATCAAAATGTCGGTCTTATCTATGCATCGGATTACTTAGCAGTAATAAACAAACCATTAAAACGAAAGTTGAGGGAGGGGAATTCCAAGAAATTTGATAATATGCTGACTAGGCTAGATGCCGATTGTTTTTATTATGCCTAGGGGGTAGTATTTTCCCTTAAATACGTGGGTAGGTGGTATACATCatagtcagattatgacaggcCAATGAAAAATCATTTTTCTCTTTTCAATACTTGATAGAGAATTTATGACTCAAAAGTCCATGCAATGCCTGCATGTATACTGGTGACACAGGTTGTGAACCGGACTGCCGCCccaacaattttataaaaaatggaataaaaacaaaatgcaaaagATAGTAGACTAATATCTACTCATTGGAGCAGCGAGTATAACGGCGATCTGTGGTCAATGGAGCAACAAGTGTGAGAGCTATTGTTTACACAGACGCAAAatgggatgtacatgtatgtctgtatacctgtacatgtatgtctgtatacctgtacatgtatgtctgtatacctgtacatgtatgtctgtacacctgtacatgtctgtatacctgtacatgtatgtctgtatacctgtacatgtatgtctgtacacctgtacatgtgtgtctgtatacctgtacatgtatgtctgtacacctgtacatgtatgtctgtatacctgtacatgtctgtatacctgtacatgtatgtctgtacacctgtacatgtgtgtctgtatatctgtacatgtgtgtctgtatacctgtacatgtgtgtctgtatacctgtatgtctgtatacctgtacatgtatgtctgtacacctgtacatgtatgtctgtatacctgtatgtctgtatacctgtacatgtatgtctgtacacctgtacatgtatgtctgtacacctgtacatgtatgtctgtatacctgtacatgtatgtctgtatacctgtacatgtatgtctgtacacctgtacatgtatgtctgtatacctgtacatgtgtgtctgtatacctgtatgtCTGTGTACCTGTACTtgtatgtctgtatacctgtacctggcgggtgtaaacaataaaaggGGCTTCGTTGCTGTAAGTGCGGGTTTGCTACAAATTGTTCATTAACTTGTCTAATTAATTGGTCGATCGATGATTGGAAGCTATAATGATTCTAGGTTGTAAGTCATTAAAAAATTATcgaaaaatattagaatttatgaGCATATAAATCAAAGGAAAATACTGAAGTCACACATCTTCctgcatttcaattttttttaaaaatggatggATTAACAAGTATTAATAAACATGTTTATCTTAATTTCCTAACCGTTATTTCAGCAAGAATCCAGAATTGCGTTCTTTCAACCCCTCTTGGTTTAAACGTTCCATACGTATGGTTACATTATGACGAAgtcaggcaacgaaattaaggggaaatactcgctaaatgcgagttgAACAAATGaatttgcgagtaaaaaatcacaagtgatcgcaactttttgcgagtgaaaaaaacCCGATCTTTTTcccggat belongs to Ostrea edulis chromosome 7, xbOstEdul1.1, whole genome shotgun sequence and includes:
- the LOC125656918 gene encoding probable E3 ubiquitin-protein ligase makorin-1, translated to MCVAELEENMEHSFAIARSKDKACGICMEIVMEKQPSSEQRFGIMSDCNHTFCLSCIRKWRGAKQFERKIVRACPECRVNSNFVTPSKYWVESDEKNKLISGYKDALRNKTCKYFKNGSGDCPFNDKCFYLHAFPDGTIAEPKPRVRRRRQNADGDIDVMGRVNLWDFLEEYDNRLDQLFLLELEAELDNVLLDIWFTGEESTDDEEF